One genomic window of Silurus meridionalis isolate SWU-2019-XX chromosome 22, ASM1480568v1, whole genome shotgun sequence includes the following:
- the prkcsh gene encoding glucosidase 2 subunit beta isoform X1, whose amino-acid sequence MSSTHLLLMVSLGLAVGSAAAVEVQKPRGVPLSRRHFYDEKIPFTCLDGSRTIPFDRVNDDYCDCKDGSDEPGTSACPNGVFHCTNAGFRPTSIPSSRINDGICDCCDTTDEYNSGAKCENTCREMGRTEREVLQKMAEITKEGFLLKQQLIQETKKTHQEKQKKLTDLQTNKKEVEEKVEAIRTIKETAEQPEKEAKERHLKAWEEQKAVIRMEKDKAKMAEAFLELDDDADGFVSVAELQTHAELDTDADGTFSETEAQGLLGGVQAGTAAFESVWNNIKEKYVSESQPKEPTPVDTPAEESKEPVVDNDPEPYPEDDDIPEDEDEDVGDDDDDDDDYPEEDLDKVRKSPPSVKTPEKTEDEDTMPPYDSNTQALIDAAQKAREEFDESEKALREVEDQIRNIEKELSFDFGPSNEFAYLYNQCYELSTSEYIYRLCPFNRVSQKPKYGGSETNLGTWGTWAGSEDNKYLVMKYEHGTGCWQGPNRSTTVKMTCGKETTVTATSEPSRCEYLMEFITPAVCQEPSLVDPTLPEHDEF is encoded by the exons ATGAGTTCCACACATCTGCTCCTGATGGTGAGCCTGGGCCTGGCTGTGGGCTCAGCAGCTGCTGTGGAGGTCCAGAAGCCTCGGGGAGTCCCGCTGTCCA GACGACATTTCTATGACGAGAAAATCCCGTTCACTTGTCTGGATGGCTCCCGTACCATTCCTTTTGACAGAGTGAATGACGACTACTGTGACTGCAAAGATGGCTCTGATGAGCCAG GCACTTCTGCTTGTCCCAACGGAGTCTTCCACTGCACTAATGCCGGCTTCCGACCCACCTCCATCCCATCTTCCCGCATTAACGACGGCATATGTG ATTGCTGTGACACCACCGATGAGTACAACAGTGGGGCCAAATGTGAAAACACCTGCAG GGAGATGGGCCGAACGGAAAGGGAGGTTCTGCAGAAAATGGCTGAGATCACCAAAGAAGGTTTCCTCCTCAAACAGCAGCTCATTCAAGAAACTAAGAAAACCCATCAAGAAAAACag AAAAAGCTGACAGACCTGCAGACCAATAAAAAGGAGGTGGAGGAAAAAGTGGAGGCTATAAGGACCATTAAAGAGACCGCGGAACAGCCAGAGAAAGAAGCCAAGGAGCGCCATCTTAAGGCCTGGGAAG AACAAAAAGCAGTGATTCGTATGGAGAAGGACAAAGCTAAAATGGCAGAAGCTTTTCTTGAGCTAGATGATGATGCAGATGGATT TGTTTCTGTTGCTGAGCTGCAGACACATGCAGAGCTAGATACAGATGCAGATGGCACTTTTTCTGAGACTGAGGCCCAG GGGTTGCTTGGAGGAGTCCAGGCAGGCACAGCAGCTTTTGAAAGTGTTTGGAACAACATTAAGGAGAAGTATGTTTCAGAG TCTCAGCCTAAAGAGCCGACACCAGTGGACACTCCAGCAGAAGAAAGCAAGGAACCTGTTGTGGACAACGACCCTGAGCCATACCCCGAAGATGATGACATTCcagaagatgaggatgaggatgttggtgatgatgatgatgatgatgatgattatccagaggaagatcttgataAGGTAAGGAAG AGTCCTCCCAGCGTCAAGACTCCAGAGAAGACCGAGGACGAAGACACTATGCCACCTTATGACTCTAACACTCAAGCTTTAATCGATG CCGCTCAGAAAGCCAGAGAAGAATTTGACGAATCAGAGAAAGCTCTGCGTGAAGTGGAAGATCAAATCAG GAACATTGAGAAAGAGCTTTCCTTCGATTTTGGGCCCAGTAATGAGTTTGCTTACCTTTACAACCAGTGCTACGAGCTCTCCACTAGCGA atATATCTACAGACTCTGTCCTTTTAATCGTGTTTCCCAGAAACCTAAGTACGGTGGCTCAGAAACCAATCTTGG GACATGGGGAACCTGGGCAGGGTCTGAAGACAATAAATATCTTGTGATGAAGTATGAGCATGGCACAGGGTGCTGGCAGGGGCCGAACAGGTCCACCACA GTAAAGATGACATGTGGTAAAGAGACGACGGTCACAGCCACCTCTGAACCGAGCCGCTGTGAGTACCTGATGGAGTTCATCACGCCTGCTGTGTGCCAGGAGCCCTCACTTGTCGACCCGACCTTGCCTGAGCATGATGAGTTCTAG
- the prkcsh gene encoding glucosidase 2 subunit beta isoform X2: protein MSSTHLLLMVSLGLAVGSAAAVEVQKPRGVPLSRRHFYDEKIPFTCLDGSRTIPFDRVNDDYCDCKDGSDEPGTSACPNGVFHCTNAGFRPTSIPSSRINDGICDCCDTTDEYNSGAKCENTCREMGRTEREVLQKMAEITKEGFLLKQQLIQETKKTHQEKQKKLTDLQTNKKEVEEKVEAIRTIKETAEQPEKEAKERHLKAWEEQKAVIRMEKDKAKMAEAFLELDDDADGFVSVAELQTHAELDTDADGTFSETEAQGLLGGVQAGTAAFESVWNNIKEKYVSESQPKEPTPVDTPAEESKEPVVDNDPEPYPEDDDIPEDEDEDVGDDDDDDDDYPEEDLDKSPPSVKTPEKTEDEDTMPPYDSNTQALIDAAQKAREEFDESEKALREVEDQIRNIEKELSFDFGPSNEFAYLYNQCYELSTSEYIYRLCPFNRVSQKPKYGGSETNLGTWGTWAGSEDNKYLVMKYEHGTGCWQGPNRSTTVKMTCGKETTVTATSEPSRCEYLMEFITPAVCQEPSLVDPTLPEHDEF from the exons ATGAGTTCCACACATCTGCTCCTGATGGTGAGCCTGGGCCTGGCTGTGGGCTCAGCAGCTGCTGTGGAGGTCCAGAAGCCTCGGGGAGTCCCGCTGTCCA GACGACATTTCTATGACGAGAAAATCCCGTTCACTTGTCTGGATGGCTCCCGTACCATTCCTTTTGACAGAGTGAATGACGACTACTGTGACTGCAAAGATGGCTCTGATGAGCCAG GCACTTCTGCTTGTCCCAACGGAGTCTTCCACTGCACTAATGCCGGCTTCCGACCCACCTCCATCCCATCTTCCCGCATTAACGACGGCATATGTG ATTGCTGTGACACCACCGATGAGTACAACAGTGGGGCCAAATGTGAAAACACCTGCAG GGAGATGGGCCGAACGGAAAGGGAGGTTCTGCAGAAAATGGCTGAGATCACCAAAGAAGGTTTCCTCCTCAAACAGCAGCTCATTCAAGAAACTAAGAAAACCCATCAAGAAAAACag AAAAAGCTGACAGACCTGCAGACCAATAAAAAGGAGGTGGAGGAAAAAGTGGAGGCTATAAGGACCATTAAAGAGACCGCGGAACAGCCAGAGAAAGAAGCCAAGGAGCGCCATCTTAAGGCCTGGGAAG AACAAAAAGCAGTGATTCGTATGGAGAAGGACAAAGCTAAAATGGCAGAAGCTTTTCTTGAGCTAGATGATGATGCAGATGGATT TGTTTCTGTTGCTGAGCTGCAGACACATGCAGAGCTAGATACAGATGCAGATGGCACTTTTTCTGAGACTGAGGCCCAG GGGTTGCTTGGAGGAGTCCAGGCAGGCACAGCAGCTTTTGAAAGTGTTTGGAACAACATTAAGGAGAAGTATGTTTCAGAG TCTCAGCCTAAAGAGCCGACACCAGTGGACACTCCAGCAGAAGAAAGCAAGGAACCTGTTGTGGACAACGACCCTGAGCCATACCCCGAAGATGATGACATTCcagaagatgaggatgaggatgttggtgatgatgatgatgatgatgatgattatccagaggaagatcttgataAG AGTCCTCCCAGCGTCAAGACTCCAGAGAAGACCGAGGACGAAGACACTATGCCACCTTATGACTCTAACACTCAAGCTTTAATCGATG CCGCTCAGAAAGCCAGAGAAGAATTTGACGAATCAGAGAAAGCTCTGCGTGAAGTGGAAGATCAAATCAG GAACATTGAGAAAGAGCTTTCCTTCGATTTTGGGCCCAGTAATGAGTTTGCTTACCTTTACAACCAGTGCTACGAGCTCTCCACTAGCGA atATATCTACAGACTCTGTCCTTTTAATCGTGTTTCCCAGAAACCTAAGTACGGTGGCTCAGAAACCAATCTTGG GACATGGGGAACCTGGGCAGGGTCTGAAGACAATAAATATCTTGTGATGAAGTATGAGCATGGCACAGGGTGCTGGCAGGGGCCGAACAGGTCCACCACA GTAAAGATGACATGTGGTAAAGAGACGACGGTCACAGCCACCTCTGAACCGAGCCGCTGTGAGTACCTGATGGAGTTCATCACGCCTGCTGTGTGCCAGGAGCCCTCACTTGTCGACCCGACCTTGCCTGAGCATGATGAGTTCTAG